AACATCCCGGAATCAAGGTCAATCTGATTACCATTCAGTAACTGCATTTTCTCATCCCGGCCAGCATACCGGACTTGAATAACTCCCTTAATTTTGGCGAGATCGAAGGCATGCATGGGCTGTCCGGTTTCCAGCAATACATAGTTGGTAATATCGACGATGGGATTTATCAACCGCAGCCCGCTGCGTTCCAGACGCTGGGTCAGCCACAATGGCGTCGGCACATTGAGATTGATATCCCGCATAATCCGGCCGCAGTAAAGCGGACACGCGCCCGAAGCCGTGACCTGCACACCCAGCGTATCGTTTATTTCTCCCGGAACAGGTTTTCTCTCCAGCACAGAGAGTCCGGCCGATGTTATTGCCGCAACCTCACGCGCCACGCCCAGCACGCCAAGACAATCCGCCCTGTTTGGTGTCAGCTTTAACGTAAAAACATGGTCATCAAGCTCATAATAACCACGGAAATCCATGCCTACAGGCGCATCACCGGGAAGCAACAACAAACCATCCACAGCATCGCTGATGCCTAATTCTTTAGCCGAACATAACATACCGGCCGACTCGATACCGCGCAGCTTTGATTTTTTGATGGTGAAACCCGGCAAAGTTGCGCCAATCAGTGCGCACGGTACTTTTACACCCGTGCTCACATTGGGTGCACCACACACAATTTGCAATACATCGTCCTCGGCTTTTCCAGTTCTGACTTTACACACTTTGAGCCGGTCAGCTTCCGGGTGCTTTTCGACGGCCAGCACCTCGGCCACAACAACCTTATCAAAGGTGGCCGCTACTGGTTCTATGCTCTCCACTTCGATGCCGGCCATCGTCAGTGCATGCGCAAGCTCGTCACTGGAAAGCAGTGGATTAACAAAACTGCGTAGCCAATTCTCGGAAAATTTCATAAAATTCAGTTGTTATTAACGATAATGAGTAAATCAATCAGATTCAATTGAATTGTTTGAGAAAGCGCAAATCATTTTCAAAAAACAGCCGCAAATCATTTACACCGTATCTGAGCATTGTCAGTCGCTCGACTCCCATACCAAAGGCGAACCCAATATATTGCTCGCTATCAATGGCCACATGTTTTAGTACATTGGGATGAACCATTCCGCATCCCAGCACTTCCAGCCAGCCGGTATGACTACAAACACGGCATCCCTTTCCGTTGCACATAACGCAACCTATGTCCATTTCCGCCGAAGGCTCGGTAAATGGAAAAAAAGACGGACGGAAGCGCACGGGTAAATCATCTCGTTCAAAGAATTGCGTCATGAAATTTGCCAGAACACCTTTCAAGGCGGAAAAATTGGCATTCTCATCGATCCATAAACCTTCCACCTGGTGAAACATGGGCGTATGCGTCACATCGGAATCACACCGGTAAACACGTCCGGGCGCGATCACCTTAATCGGCGGTTTATTATTCTGCATATAATGGATCTGTACTGGCGACGTATGTGTGCGCAGCAAATTGCCATTATCGATGTAGAAGGTGTCGTGCATTGCCCGTGCTGGATGATTCTCTGGGATATTAAGTGCCGTGAAGTTATAGAAATCGGTTTCTATTTCCGGTCCCGAAACCACATCAAATCCGATCGAGTGAAATAATGTTTCAATCCTCTGCAACGTTTTTGTTACCGGATGCAAGCCGCTGACTCCACATCCTCTACCTGGCAAGGTAATATCCAGAGCTTCCTCGGTTAATTTAGCTTCCAGC
The DNA window shown above is from Nitrosomonas sp. Is35 and carries:
- the pheS gene encoding phenylalanine--tRNA ligase subunit alpha gives rise to the protein MKNLEEIITEAISQMDNIKDPAELENVKARYLGKSGVLTELLKGLGKLPAEERPAMGSQINEAKNRLEATLKLRRHAIQEKELEAKLTEEALDITLPGRGCGVSGLHPVTKTLQRIETLFHSIGFDVVSGPEIETDFYNFTALNIPENHPARAMHDTFYIDNGNLLRTHTSPVQIHYMQNNKPPIKVIAPGRVYRCDSDVTHTPMFHQVEGLWIDENANFSALKGVLANFMTQFFERDDLPVRFRPSFFPFTEPSAEMDIGCVMCNGKGCRVCSHTGWLEVLGCGMVHPNVLKHVAIDSEQYIGFAFGMGVERLTMLRYGVNDLRLFFENDLRFLKQFN